Proteins encoded within one genomic window of Streptomyces sp. NBC_01314:
- the galE gene encoding UDP-glucose 4-epimerase GalE encodes MTWLITGGAGYIGAHVVRAMLDAGEEAVVYDDLSTGVAERVPGGVPLEIGSTLDGERLARVIRDRGVTGVVHLAAKKQVGESVELPLHYYRENVEGLRTLLSAGTDAGVASFVFSSSAAVYGMPSAARDGALVTEETPCLPMSPYGETKLVGEWLVRATGRAKGLSTASLRYFNVAGAATPELADTGVFNLVPMVFEKLSEGAPPQIFGADYPTPDGTCVRDYIHVVDLAEAHVATARRLREAPGTDLTLNIGRGDGVSVREMIDRINALTGHDLPPVVVDRRPGDPARVVASADRIAAELGWKARYGVEDMIASAWAGWALNHPAR; translated from the coding sequence ATGACCTGGCTGATCACCGGTGGCGCCGGATACATCGGGGCGCATGTGGTGCGCGCGATGCTCGACGCGGGCGAGGAGGCCGTCGTCTACGACGACCTGTCCACGGGGGTCGCCGAACGGGTGCCCGGGGGCGTGCCGTTGGAGATCGGTTCCACCCTCGACGGGGAGCGGCTGGCCCGGGTGATCCGGGACCGGGGTGTCACCGGCGTCGTCCACCTCGCGGCGAAGAAGCAGGTCGGCGAGTCCGTCGAACTGCCCCTGCACTACTACCGGGAGAACGTCGAGGGCCTGCGCACCCTGCTGTCGGCCGGCACGGACGCCGGGGTCGCGTCCTTCGTCTTCTCGTCCTCCGCCGCCGTGTACGGCATGCCCTCCGCCGCGCGGGACGGGGCCCTGGTCACCGAGGAGACGCCGTGCCTGCCGATGAGCCCGTACGGCGAGACCAAGCTGGTCGGCGAGTGGCTGGTACGGGCCACGGGCCGGGCGAAAGGCCTGTCGACGGCCTCCCTCCGCTACTTCAACGTGGCGGGGGCCGCGACCCCCGAACTGGCCGACACCGGCGTCTTCAACCTCGTCCCCATGGTCTTCGAGAAGCTCTCCGAGGGTGCCCCGCCGCAGATCTTCGGCGCCGACTACCCGACCCCCGACGGGACCTGCGTCCGGGACTACATCCACGTCGTCGACCTCGCGGAGGCCCATGTGGCGACCGCGCGACGGCTGCGCGAGGCGCCGGGCACGGACCTCACCCTGAACATCGGGCGCGGGGACGGCGTCTCCGTGCGCGAGATGATCGACCGGATCAACGCGCTCACCGGCCACGACCTGCCGCCCGTGGTCGTCGACCGGCGGCCCGGCGACCCCGCGCGCGTCGTCGCCTCGGCGGACCGGATCGCCGCCGAGCTGGGCTGGAAGGCGCGGTACGGCGTCGAGGACATGATCGCGTCGGCGTGGGCGGGCTGGGCGCTGAACCACCCCGCGCGGTAA
- a CDS encoding glycosyltransferase family 2 protein yields the protein MALQQTQAQAQVSVVVIGYDDAAHVADAVRSALAQGPAVREVIAVDDCSTDDSGELLERLAEDEPRLRVMRRQSNSGGCGTPRNDGLDAATSPYVMFLDSDDVLPPGAVDALLGAALEHDAPVASGLCVRRELPSGRETPWQPELYARRTLVEDPSRRVRLAHDTLCVNKLYRTTFLRDHAIRFPEGRFPYEDFVFGARVLAAVPRVALVPEPVYVWNVRRSAARLSISLDRSGIANWRARTEADRLSYDILLGAGEKQLARATRTRFLDHSLRMYARELDLRGTEYRREWWALTRAHLAAFDEGDFAQAPAPGRVVARVVLAAEEPRDLARLKEIAARPARLTPPYARAGDGSPVWSADLPQVELDHLLVRPVHLLPAAVDAELRPRARGTVLRLRLHELYGRMAEAGPESVEVEFTERKDGRVGFAGTAPLAAETEFDSWTADVPMDLTALGSGTWDLRLRLRFADGGHRETTAHALAGAGLLRRSALPSTRHGVLLVQPYATHAGALALRLAPGWRGLTEVVRRRLKRLLH from the coding sequence ATGGCTCTTCAGCAGACGCAGGCGCAGGCGCAGGTCTCCGTCGTCGTCATCGGGTACGACGACGCCGCCCATGTGGCGGACGCCGTGCGCTCGGCGCTCGCGCAGGGGCCGGCCGTCCGTGAGGTGATCGCGGTCGACGACTGCTCGACGGACGACAGCGGGGAGCTGCTGGAGCGGCTGGCCGAGGACGAGCCCCGTCTGCGGGTGATGCGGCGCCAGTCCAACAGCGGCGGCTGCGGCACCCCGCGCAACGACGGGCTGGACGCCGCGACCTCGCCGTACGTGATGTTCCTGGACAGCGACGACGTACTGCCGCCCGGTGCCGTGGACGCGCTGCTGGGCGCCGCCCTGGAGCACGACGCGCCGGTCGCGTCGGGGCTGTGCGTGCGCAGGGAGCTGCCGTCCGGCCGGGAGACCCCGTGGCAGCCCGAGCTGTACGCCCGGCGCACACTGGTGGAGGACCCGTCCCGGCGCGTACGCCTGGCGCACGACACCCTCTGCGTCAACAAGCTCTACCGCACCACCTTTCTGCGCGACCACGCGATCCGCTTCCCCGAGGGCCGCTTCCCGTACGAGGACTTCGTGTTCGGCGCGCGCGTACTGGCCGCCGTACCGCGCGTCGCGCTCGTCCCCGAGCCGGTGTACGTCTGGAACGTGCGCCGGTCGGCGGCCCGGCTGTCCATCTCCCTGGACCGCTCCGGCATCGCCAACTGGCGGGCCCGAACAGAGGCCGACCGCCTGTCGTACGACATCCTGCTGGGCGCCGGCGAGAAGCAGCTCGCGCGGGCCACGCGGACGCGCTTCCTCGACCACTCGCTGCGGATGTACGCGCGCGAGCTGGACCTGCGCGGCACGGAGTACCGGCGTGAGTGGTGGGCCCTGACGCGCGCGCACCTGGCCGCCTTCGACGAGGGCGACTTCGCGCAGGCGCCCGCGCCCGGCCGGGTCGTCGCCCGGGTGGTCCTCGCCGCCGAGGAGCCGCGCGACCTGGCCCGCCTCAAGGAGATCGCGGCCCGTCCGGCCCGGCTGACCCCGCCCTACGCGCGCGCGGGCGACGGCTCCCCCGTCTGGTCCGCCGACCTGCCCCAGGTGGAGCTGGACCACCTCCTCGTCCGTCCCGTGCACCTGCTGCCCGCCGCCGTCGACGCGGAACTGCGGCCACGCGCGCGGGGGACGGTGCTCCGGCTGCGGCTGCACGAGCTGTACGGACGGATGGCGGAGGCGGGGCCAGAGAGCGTGGAGGTGGAGTTCACCGAACGTAAGGACGGGCGGGTGGGGTTCGCCGGCACAGCGCCCCTCGCGGCCGAGACGGAGTTCGACAGCTGGACGGCGGACGTCCCGATGGACCTGACCGCGCTGGGCAGCGGCACCTGGGACCTCCGGTTGCGGCTGCGCTTCGCGGACGGCGGCCACCGGGAGACCACCGCGCACGCCCTCGCGGGCGCCGGTCTGCTGCGCCGGAGCGCACTGCCGAGCACACGCCACGGAGTGCTCCTCGTGCAGCCGTACGCGACCCATGCGGGGGCGCTCGCGCTACGACTCGCGCCCGGTTGGCGAGGATTGACCGAAGTCGTACGCCGTCGCCTCAAACGCCTGCTTCACTGA
- a CDS encoding MarR family winged helix-turn-helix transcriptional regulator yields the protein MTTSAAPMPEGISEEFSGQISEEDFLRLDRQICFSLHAASRAFNSVYRVVLKDLGITYPQYLVMLVLWEQGELPVKKLGEHLRLDSGTLSPLLKRLEAAGLVRRERSARDERSVMVRPTEEGTALRERALAVPRRIVSATSFDLDEIRELRDRLDRLTAALDEAAPEEPAS from the coding sequence ATGACCACGAGTGCCGCCCCCATGCCCGAGGGGATCTCCGAGGAGTTCTCCGGGCAGATCTCCGAGGAGGACTTCCTCCGTCTCGACCGGCAGATCTGCTTCTCCCTGCACGCCGCCTCGCGCGCCTTCAACAGCGTCTACCGCGTGGTCCTGAAGGACCTGGGGATCACCTACCCCCAGTACCTGGTGATGCTGGTGCTCTGGGAGCAGGGCGAGCTGCCCGTGAAGAAGCTGGGCGAGCATCTGCGGCTCGACTCCGGGACCCTGTCGCCGCTGCTCAAGCGCCTGGAGGCGGCCGGCCTCGTACGGCGTGAGCGCAGCGCCCGCGACGAGCGGTCGGTGATGGTGCGGCCGACCGAGGAGGGCACCGCCCTGCGCGAGCGCGCGCTGGCCGTGCCGCGCCGGATCGTCTCCGCGACGAGCTTCGACCTCGACGAGATCCGCGAGCTGCGCGACCGCCTGGACCGCCTGACGGCCGCGCTGGACGAAGCGGCCCCGGAGGAGCCCGCGAGCTAG
- a CDS encoding organic hydroperoxide resistance protein, translating to MDALYTAVATATHGREGRAVSNDGKLDLDLALPVEMGGNGQGTNPEQLFAAGYSACFASALGLVGRAAKVDVSDAAVTAEVGIGKQGEGFALKVTLRVELPDSVDEATGRKLVEQAHQVCPYSNATRNNVPVELVVE from the coding sequence ATGGACGCGCTCTACACCGCTGTCGCCACCGCCACCCACGGCCGCGAAGGTCGCGCCGTCAGCAACGACGGCAAGCTCGACCTCGACCTGGCCCTCCCGGTGGAGATGGGCGGCAACGGCCAGGGCACCAACCCGGAGCAGCTCTTCGCCGCCGGCTACTCCGCCTGTTTCGCCAGTGCCCTCGGCCTCGTCGGCCGCGCCGCCAAGGTCGACGTCAGTGACGCCGCCGTGACCGCCGAGGTCGGCATAGGCAAGCAGGGCGAGGGCTTCGCCCTCAAGGTCACCCTCCGCGTCGAGCTCCCCGACTCCGTCGACGAGGCCACCGGCCGCAAGCTCGTCGAGCAGGCCCACCAGGTCTGCCCCTACTCCAACGCCACCCGCAACAACGTCCCGGTCGAGCTGGTCGTCGAGTAG
- a CDS encoding CDP-glycerol glycerophosphotransferase family protein, protein MPRFSVIVPVFEVRGFLRECLDSVLRQSYRDLEVIAVNDCSPDGSGEILDVYAARDPRVRVLHLPANVGPGRARNAGLPYATGDFVLFLDSDDTLTPGALRALADRLDEAGDPDVLVFDHVRACWWGETRRDSLAHLLTTAGEGTFTVSEHPEILELPTVVWNKAYRREFVEAHGFRFPPGHYEDTPWTFPVLFGAGRIAALDRICVAHRQRRRGDILSTTSRRHFDVHDQYERVFGFLDSRPGASGWRSYLRNRMAAHCLDILAGPDRVPSGDRAEFFRRTAELYRKYRSDHDPVAPECRLLEGGWAAYRARRQVTRARTALGVHGERLRAAGAELVGRGWSLAHERLPQDPDLALYSAFSHRGVLGDPAAVYQAARELAPHIRGVWVVRPERVAALPPGVEYVTPGSPEYLRMAARATYFVGNADWPGTLTKRPGSVHLHTHQGTPLKFMGADLLHKPGARLGVDVPDMLRRADRWDHSLVANRHSELVWSRAYPCGFTSLRTGSPRNDVLVNAGPDSGTPVRERLGIPAGHTVVLYAPTPRDYRRGGHVERIDLARFAADLRRSMGEAHTLVVRLHPSLADGPARGLGLAELHRRGVVVDATDEPHVEELMLASDVLVTDYSALMFDYANLDRPIVVHADDRDAFAASRGVYLDITADPPGHVSRSYRELAWLFDSGQWRDSESARLRAGFRERYCEFDDGRAAERVVRTLMLGERAVVAVPAPRPAESLTSTGLVLS, encoded by the coding sequence ATGCCCCGCTTCAGTGTCATCGTCCCCGTCTTCGAGGTCCGGGGCTTTCTGCGCGAGTGCCTCGACTCGGTCCTGCGGCAGTCGTACCGGGATCTGGAGGTGATCGCCGTGAACGACTGCTCGCCGGACGGCAGCGGCGAGATCCTCGACGTGTACGCCGCCCGCGACCCGCGCGTACGGGTGCTGCATCTGCCCGCGAACGTGGGCCCCGGCCGCGCCCGCAACGCCGGACTGCCGTACGCCACCGGGGACTTCGTGCTCTTCCTGGACAGCGACGACACCCTCACCCCGGGGGCCCTGCGCGCGCTGGCGGACCGGCTGGACGAGGCCGGCGATCCCGATGTGCTGGTCTTCGACCACGTCCGCGCGTGCTGGTGGGGCGAGACGCGGCGCGACAGCCTCGCACACCTCCTGACCACAGCCGGCGAAGGCACGTTCACGGTCTCCGAGCACCCGGAGATCCTCGAACTGCCGACCGTCGTGTGGAACAAGGCGTACCGGCGGGAGTTCGTCGAGGCGCACGGCTTCCGGTTCCCGCCGGGCCACTACGAGGACACGCCCTGGACCTTCCCCGTGCTGTTCGGCGCCGGGCGGATCGCCGCGCTGGACCGGATCTGTGTGGCCCACCGGCAGCGGCGGCGGGGCGACATCCTCTCCACCACCAGCCGTAGGCACTTCGACGTGCATGACCAGTACGAGCGGGTCTTCGGCTTTCTGGACTCCCGTCCAGGTGCGTCGGGTTGGCGGTCGTATCTGCGGAACAGGATGGCGGCGCACTGCCTGGACATCCTCGCCGGGCCGGACCGGGTGCCGTCGGGCGACCGGGCCGAGTTCTTCCGGCGGACGGCGGAGCTCTACCGGAAGTACCGGTCGGACCACGATCCCGTGGCCCCCGAGTGCCGGCTGCTGGAGGGCGGTTGGGCCGCCTACCGTGCCCGGCGACAGGTCACCCGGGCCCGTACCGCGCTCGGCGTACACGGGGAGCGCCTGCGGGCGGCCGGTGCCGAGCTGGTCGGACGGGGCTGGTCACTGGCCCACGAGCGGCTGCCGCAGGACCCGGACCTGGCCCTGTACTCGGCGTTCTCGCACCGAGGGGTGCTCGGTGACCCGGCGGCCGTGTACCAGGCCGCCCGTGAGCTCGCGCCGCACATCCGCGGGGTGTGGGTGGTGCGGCCGGAGCGGGTGGCCGCGCTCCCTCCGGGTGTCGAGTACGTGACGCCGGGCTCGCCCGAGTATCTGCGCATGGCCGCGCGGGCGACGTACTTCGTCGGCAACGCCGACTGGCCCGGCACCCTCACCAAGCGGCCCGGCAGCGTCCACCTCCACACCCATCAGGGCACCCCGCTCAAGTTCATGGGCGCCGATCTGCTGCACAAGCCGGGCGCCCGGCTCGGCGTGGACGTGCCGGACATGCTGCGCCGGGCCGACCGCTGGGACCACAGCCTCGTCGCCAACCGCCACTCCGAGCTGGTGTGGAGCAGGGCTTATCCGTGCGGTTTCACCTCGCTGCGGACCGGCAGTCCGCGCAACGACGTCCTCGTGAACGCCGGACCGGACAGCGGCACACCGGTCCGTGAGCGGCTCGGCATCCCGGCCGGCCACACGGTCGTGCTGTACGCGCCCACGCCCCGCGACTACCGGCGGGGCGGCCATGTCGAACGCATCGACCTCGCCCGGTTCGCCGCCGACCTGCGCCGCAGCATGGGCGAGGCCCACACCCTCGTCGTACGGCTGCATCCGTCGCTCGCGGACGGCCCGGCGCGCGGGTTGGGGCTCGCCGAGCTGCATCGGCGGGGTGTCGTCGTGGACGCGACGGACGAGCCGCACGTCGAGGAGCTGATGCTCGCCTCCGACGTCCTGGTCACGGACTACTCGGCCCTGATGTTCGACTACGCCAACCTGGACCGGCCCATCGTCGTCCACGCCGACGACCGGGACGCCTTCGCGGCGAGCCGGGGCGTGTACCTCGACATCACCGCGGACCCGCCCGGCCATGTGTCCCGCTCCTACCGGGAGCTGGCCTGGCTGTTCGACTCCGGGCAGTGGCGGGACTCGGAGTCGGCGCGGCTGCGGGCCGGATTCCGGGAGCGGTACTGCGAGTTCGACGACGGGCGGGCGGCCGAGCGGGTCGTCCGGACGCTGATGCTGGGTGAGAGGGCGGTGGTGGCGGTGCCCGCGCCGAGGCCGGCCGAATCCCTGACGAGCACCGGCCTCGTGTTGTCATGA
- a CDS encoding CDP-glycerol glycerophosphotransferase family protein, with the protein MPRFSIIVPTYGVEGRLSLALESVLGQPFGDFELIPVHEAAADSPAGAVSAAYATRDTRVAPVESPPSGGLSAARNAGLSAAHGAYVLFLDGDDTLAPGALQAIADRLGETDDPDVLYFAHERAHWWEGGTTVVRPTGPRTPAWSAAYRRDFLTERQLMFPIGHFTDLGWSGMVALAADRTAELRATVCVRHLLRRQGSRLHAPGAHQLELLDQVELVLARATAERGVSEALFAQLFAVVLRSAAHPERLPVHLRRAFFRRATHLYRHYRPAVFQPPGGTLGVQHRLLASGSYAGFRVLCVAARAAAGALAALPRPRAPLTRALYAAQRRHPLDRNLVVYRAHRGRDVGCDLAAVRAKARELAPRLRSVFLVGPEAVDGLPEGVEYAVIGSRQHWRVLARAKYLVDNADFADAVVKRPRSVHLQTQHGTPLRTTGLDQAPYPAVAAASGGCTGLLERVDRWDFGLSANRHSTETWERAFPGTYEQLEYGSPRNDVYYTATAEDVTRARRELGVPEGRKALLYAPAPRDHAPHDRTTGHDARLDLLAFCESVGEEFVVLLRAHHFHDGATPRRSDGRIIDVTAHRSVEDVCLAADALITDHSSLVFDYANLDRPIVIHAEYWDVHRETRGVCFDLPAAPPGHVARTERELADLFRDGSYADVEADALRAGFRERFCQFDDGRAAERVVRRVFLGERPEALPPVVPLAERTPAPAPATATLVRS; encoded by the coding sequence ATGCCCCGCTTCAGCATCATCGTCCCCACGTACGGTGTCGAAGGGCGCCTGTCGCTCGCTCTGGAGTCCGTTCTCGGTCAGCCGTTCGGTGACTTCGAGCTGATTCCGGTGCATGAGGCGGCGGCGGACTCACCCGCGGGGGCGGTCAGCGCCGCGTACGCCACGAGGGACACCCGGGTGGCCCCCGTCGAGTCGCCGCCCTCGGGCGGACTGAGCGCCGCGCGCAACGCGGGGCTGTCGGCGGCGCACGGGGCGTACGTCCTGTTCCTGGACGGGGACGACACACTCGCGCCGGGCGCGCTGCAGGCGATCGCGGACCGGCTGGGCGAGACCGACGACCCCGATGTCCTGTACTTCGCGCATGAGCGCGCGCACTGGTGGGAGGGCGGTACGACCGTCGTGCGCCCGACCGGTCCGCGGACCCCGGCGTGGAGCGCGGCCTACCGTCGGGACTTCCTCACCGAGCGGCAACTCATGTTCCCCATCGGCCACTTCACCGACCTCGGCTGGAGCGGCATGGTCGCGCTCGCCGCCGACCGTACGGCCGAGCTGCGGGCCACGGTCTGCGTACGGCATCTGCTGCGCCGGCAGGGCAGCCGACTGCACGCGCCCGGCGCGCACCAGCTCGAACTGCTCGACCAGGTGGAGCTGGTGCTCGCCAGGGCCACGGCCGAACGGGGCGTGTCGGAGGCGTTGTTCGCGCAGCTGTTCGCGGTCGTGCTGCGGAGCGCCGCGCACCCGGAGCGGCTGCCCGTCCACCTCCGCCGCGCCTTCTTCCGCCGCGCCACGCACCTCTACCGCCACTACCGCCCGGCCGTCTTCCAGCCGCCCGGTGGCACCCTCGGCGTGCAACACCGACTGCTCGCGAGCGGCTCGTACGCCGGCTTCCGGGTCCTGTGCGTCGCCGCCCGGGCGGCGGCCGGGGCCCTGGCCGCGCTCCCCCGGCCCCGCGCGCCCCTGACCCGCGCCCTGTACGCCGCCCAGCGCCGCCATCCGCTGGACAGAAACCTCGTCGTGTACCGCGCGCACCGGGGCCGCGATGTCGGCTGCGACCTCGCCGCCGTCCGGGCGAAGGCCCGCGAACTCGCCCCGCGTCTGCGCTCGGTGTTCCTCGTCGGGCCCGAGGCGGTGGACGGTCTCCCCGAGGGCGTCGAGTACGCCGTCATCGGCAGCCGGCAGCACTGGCGGGTCCTCGCCCGTGCCAAGTACCTCGTCGACAACGCCGACTTCGCGGACGCGGTCGTCAAGCGTCCCCGCAGCGTCCATCTCCAGACCCAGCACGGCACGCCGCTGCGGACGACGGGCCTGGACCAGGCCCCGTACCCGGCGGTGGCCGCCGCGTCCGGCGGTTGCACGGGCCTCCTTGAGCGCGTGGACCGCTGGGACTTCGGCCTCTCCGCCAACCGGCACTCCACGGAGACCTGGGAGCGGGCCTTCCCGGGTACGTACGAGCAGTTGGAGTACGGCTCTCCGCGCAACGACGTCTACTACACGGCGACAGCCGAGGACGTGACGCGCGCCCGGCGTGAACTGGGTGTGCCCGAGGGCCGGAAGGCCCTCCTCTACGCCCCCGCCCCCCGCGATCACGCCCCCCACGACCGGACCACCGGCCATGACGCCCGGCTCGATCTGTTGGCGTTCTGCGAGTCGGTGGGCGAGGAGTTCGTGGTGCTGCTGCGGGCGCACCACTTCCACGACGGCGCAACCCCCCGCCGGAGCGACGGCCGGATCATCGACGTCACCGCGCACCGCTCCGTCGAGGACGTCTGCCTCGCCGCCGACGCGCTGATCACCGACCACTCGTCCCTGGTGTTCGACTACGCCAACCTCGACCGGCCGATCGTGATCCACGCGGAGTACTGGGACGTCCACCGGGAGACCCGGGGCGTCTGCTTCGACCTGCCCGCCGCGCCGCCCGGTCATGTGGCGCGTACCGAGCGGGAGTTGGCGGACCTGTTCCGCGACGGCTCGTACGCGGACGTGGAGGCGGACGCCCTGCGGGCCGGTTTCCGGGAGCGGTTCTGCCAGTTCGACGACGGGCGGGCGGCCGAGCGGGTCGTCCGGCGGGTGTTCCTCGGCGAACGGCCGGAGGCGCTGCCGCCCGTCGTGCCCCTCGCCGAACGCACCCCCGCCCCGGCGCCCGCCACCGCGACCCTCGTGAGGAGCTGA
- a CDS encoding CDP-glycerol glycerophosphotransferase family protein, translating to MSSLPRFSVIVPAYKVQAYLHECLDSVLSQSFTDLELIVVDDASPDNCGAIADETAALDPRVRRTVRLRENAGPGAARNKGMEYARGDYLLFLDGDDTFTPGALQAIADRVKETGEPDVLVHDFARTSWSGDSVRNERALRLTEQGHAPFRLDDRPGLLGVRPVVWNKAYKREFVEDHDFRFPPGIYEDTAWTYPVLMAAESVATLDRVCVHHRRRRHGSALGATTRGHFDVFEQYDRVFAYVDERPELAQWRPVLFRRMVDHLTSVFSRRHGLPREARAEFLRTVRAHCARYRTPGAPIRARARLRHALLRLGSRRVYRALWAGARLGRGAGRLAGGLAGLFRAAGLRLHYRVQRLLPLRADRAVFAAYGGRGYECSPAALENAFRTYVPGMRTAWVARPEHHHTLPVATRRVLPGSMAYWTALARSKYLVNNVDFDRRLIKRPGQVLLQTQHGTPLKRMGLDLQDRPAAARGRDFAAALRGSDQWDYVLSGNRHSTLVWERVHPSAYTTLEYGSPRNDVFLRATSTDVARVREHLGIPEGAVAVLYAPTHRDYRYSQRAHLDLERVLRKLGPRFVILARAHRAYGSPLTDLAHGRVLDVTGHPSVESLCLASDALVTDYSSLMFDYANLDRPIVIHAEDWEAYEAARGTYFDLRSFPPGAVARSEDELIDIFATGHWRGSRSAQLRAAFRDRFCQYDDGRAAERVVRRVVLGDTSSGGFVPPAARHPVPSAAAARPSSPLATVAGPDLGGSPPA from the coding sequence ATGTCCTCCTTGCCCAGGTTCAGTGTCATCGTTCCCGCGTACAAGGTTCAGGCGTACCTGCACGAATGCCTGGATTCCGTGCTGTCCCAGTCCTTCACCGACCTCGAACTGATCGTCGTCGACGACGCCTCCCCCGACAACTGCGGCGCGATCGCCGACGAGACCGCGGCCCTCGACCCCCGCGTACGGCGAACCGTGCGCCTGCGGGAGAACGCGGGCCCGGGTGCCGCCCGCAACAAGGGGATGGAGTACGCGAGGGGGGACTACCTCCTCTTCCTCGACGGCGACGACACGTTCACTCCGGGCGCACTGCAGGCGATCGCCGACCGCGTCAAGGAGACCGGCGAACCGGACGTCCTCGTCCACGACTTCGCCCGTACCTCCTGGTCGGGCGATTCCGTCCGCAACGAGCGCGCCCTCCGACTCACCGAGCAGGGCCACGCCCCCTTCCGCCTGGACGACCGCCCGGGCCTGCTGGGCGTCCGCCCGGTGGTGTGGAACAAGGCGTACAAACGGGAGTTCGTCGAGGACCACGACTTCCGGTTCCCGCCCGGCATCTACGAGGACACGGCGTGGACGTACCCCGTGCTGATGGCGGCCGAGTCCGTCGCCACCCTCGACCGGGTCTGCGTCCACCACCGCCGGCGCCGCCACGGCAGCGCGCTCGGGGCGACTACACGCGGCCACTTCGACGTGTTCGAGCAGTACGACCGGGTGTTCGCCTACGTCGACGAGCGGCCGGAGCTGGCGCAGTGGCGTCCGGTGCTGTTCCGACGCATGGTCGACCACCTCACCTCCGTGTTCTCCCGGCGCCACGGGCTGCCGCGCGAGGCGCGCGCCGAGTTCCTGCGCACGGTCCGCGCGCACTGCGCCCGCTACCGCACCCCGGGCGCCCCCATCCGCGCCCGCGCCCGGCTCCGGCACGCGCTCCTGCGGCTCGGCAGCCGACGCGTCTACCGCGCGCTGTGGGCCGGGGCGCGGCTGGGCCGAGGGGCCGGACGCCTGGCGGGGGGCCTGGCCGGGCTCTTCCGCGCCGCCGGACTGCGCCTCCACTACCGCGTCCAGCGTCTCCTCCCGCTGCGCGCCGACCGGGCGGTGTTCGCCGCGTACGGCGGGCGGGGCTACGAGTGCAGCCCGGCCGCGCTGGAGAACGCGTTCCGTACGTACGTCCCCGGGATGCGCACCGCGTGGGTCGCGCGTCCGGAGCACCACCACACGCTCCCGGTGGCGACCCGACGGGTGCTCCCCGGTTCGATGGCCTACTGGACGGCGCTCGCCCGCTCCAAGTACCTGGTGAACAACGTGGACTTCGACCGGCGCCTGATCAAGCGCCCCGGTCAGGTCCTGTTGCAGACCCAGCACGGCACGCCGCTCAAGCGCATGGGCCTCGACCTCCAGGACCGGCCGGCGGCGGCGCGTGGCAGGGACTTCGCCGCCGCGCTGCGCGGCAGCGACCAGTGGGACTACGTCCTGTCCGGGAACCGCCACTCCACGCTCGTCTGGGAGCGCGTGCACCCGTCCGCGTACACGACCCTCGAATACGGCTCGCCGCGCAACGACGTCTTCCTGAGGGCCACTTCGACGGACGTGGCCCGGGTGCGGGAACACCTCGGCATCCCCGAGGGCGCGGTCGCCGTCCTGTACGCCCCCACGCACCGCGACTACCGCTACTCTCAGCGCGCCCACCTGGACCTGGAGCGGGTGCTGCGCAAGCTCGGACCGCGTTTCGTGATCCTCGCCCGCGCCCACCGCGCGTACGGCTCCCCGCTGACGGACCTGGCGCACGGCCGCGTCCTGGACGTCACCGGTCACCCGAGCGTGGAGAGCCTGTGCCTCGCCTCGGACGCCCTGGTCACCGACTACTCCTCCCTGATGTTCGACTACGCCAACCTCGACCGGCCGATCGTGATCCACGCCGAGGACTGGGAGGCGTACGAGGCGGCCCGGGGCACGTACTTCGATCTGCGCTCCTTCCCGCCGGGCGCGGTCGCGCGCAGCGAGGACGAGCTGATCGACATCTTCGCCACGGGGCACTGGCGTGGGTCGCGGTCCGCGCAGCTGCGGGCCGCGTTCCGTGACCGTTTCTGTCAGTACGACGACGGGCGGGCGGCGGAGCGGGTGGTGCGGCGGGTCGTCCTGGGTGACACCTCCTCGGGCGGCTTCGTACCGCCGGCCGCCCGTCACCCGGTTCCGTCGGCCGCGGCGGCGCGTCCGTCGTCTCCGCTGGCCACCGTGGCGGGGCCCGACCTGGGCGGCTCCCCGCCGGCGTAG